ACCATCTCGGCCTTTGCCACCGTGGGACTGAGCACCAACCTCAGCGCCGAGCTGCCGCCGTCGGGCGTTTACGTCCTGACCGTACTCATGTTCGCAGGCCGTGTGGGCACCGTAACCCTCGCTGCCGGCCTGGCCCTGCGCCAGCGCAGCCAGCTGTACCACTACCCGGAAGAGAGGCCAATCATTGGCTAGTACCACAGGGGCGCCCAACCGTCCCGCCCACAACGCACCAGTGCTGGTCATTGGCCTTGGCCGGTTCGGGTCGGCCACAGCCGAGCAATTGGTCAAGCAAGGCCGGGAAGTCCTGGCGATTGAACGTGACCGCACCCTTGTCCAGAAATGGGCGCCCGTGCTCACCCACGTGGTGGAGGCCGACGCCACCAACATCGATGCCCTGCGCCAGCTGGGGGCCCAGGAGTTCAGCTCCGCCGTGGTAGGCGTGGGCACGTCCATCGAGTCCTCGGTACTCATCACTGTGAACCTGGTGGACCTGGGCATCCAACACCTCTGGGTTAAAGCGATCACCCCATCCCACGGCAAGATTCTCAGCCGGATCGGCGCAAACCACGTGATCTACCCGGAAGCCGACGCAGGGGTCCGTGCCGCGCACCTGGTCTCAGGGCGCATGCTGGACTTCATCGAGTTCGACGACGACTATGCGATCGTCAAGATGTATCCGCCCAAGGAAACTGTGGGCTTCACCCTGGAAGAATCCAAGGTGCGCTCCAAATACGGCGTGACGATCGTCGGCGTGAAGACTCCCGGCGAGGACTTCACGTATGCGCGGCCGGAAACCAAGGTGTCCGGCCACGACATGTTGATCGTGTCCGGACACGTTGACCTCCTGGAGCGCTTCGCAGCGCGACCGTAGGTGCGGTTGGTTGGGGATCAGCCCAACTGCTTGGTGATCTCCGCAGCCCGGGTAGCAGCTGCACGGGCTCCTTCGGCAATGATCCTGGGGATCCCGCCGTCGTCGAATGCTGCGATAGCCCGCTCGGTGGTTCCGTTGGGACTGGTTACGGCAACTCGAAGTGCAGTGGGGTCCGCACCCGGTTCCGCCAGCATGAAACCGGCGCCCGCCACCGTTTCGCGGGCCAGCATGACCGACAGTTCGGCGTCCAACCCCAGCTCAACACCCGCAGCGGCCATGGCCTCAGCCAAATAGAACGCGTAGGCGGGGCCGGATCCACTGATGGCGGACAAAGCGTCCACTTGTTCCTCGGGCACCTCCACAACCTTGCCGGCACCTGCCAGCGCTGCCTTCACCTTCTCCAGCTGTTCGGGCGTGCAGTGCGTTCCGGGCGAGACGGATACGACGCCGCGCCCCAGCTTTGCGGGTGTGTTCGGCATGGTGCGGATCACCGGCTGCCCCTCTGGAAGGGCGGCCTCAAGCTGTGCGATGGAGACCGCAGCTGCCACGCTTACAACAACGGTGTCCTTCGCGAGTGCCGGGCTGATTTCCCGGGCAAGGTCTGTAATGCCAATTGGTTTGACGCCAAGGATGACTATGCCGGAACCTTTGCTTGCAAGCTTGTTGTTGTCCGGCTCTTCCTCGCCGGCGATCGCCATAACGCCGTACCGCTGCGCAAGCTCTTCTGCACGCTCGGCACGTCGGACAGTGGCGACGACATCAGATGGGTCAGTTCCGGCGGCAAGGAGACCGGCCAGAATTGCCTCGTTCATGGATCCACAGCCAAGGAATGCGATTCGGTTGCTCATTGCACCATCATGGCAGTTTGCCCATGGAGGGGTCGAACGCTGTCCGGATTCCCAGCTTGTTCCCAAGAATATTGCAGGCAGCACCCAACCTTGGTCCGTAACTTAGTAGTTACCTCATTGAGGGTGCGAGTGATGAGGCGGGCATGGGGATGTCCGCCAACAGCACCGGTGGCCGGGGCGGGTTTTCCCCCATTTCCCGATTCGGCCGCCGGTGCTTTCGCTTTTAATTGCGTTGGCTACTAATTATCGTGTGAGCGCACCAGCGGGATGCTGAGGTGCTGCCGCGCGAAACGAAGCGTCTCCGCCAACATTTCTTCGCGCTCGCCCGCCACCTTGGCCTTGCGGGTTGAAATCTCCGCCACTACAACACCATTGAAGCCGTTGGACGCAAGGTGTTGCAGGGCATCGGCACACTGCTGTGTCCCTGTGCCCGGCACCAAGTGCTCGTCTTTTCCCGAACCCGAACCATCCGTGAGGTGAACGTGGCGGAGCTTGCTGCCCAGTGCCTGGATTGCTTCCAAACTGTTCGCCCCCGCAGTTGCCGCATGCGAGAAGTCCCAGGTG
This genomic stretch from Micrococcaceae bacterium Sec5.1 harbors:
- a CDS encoding TrkA family potassium uptake protein, which encodes MASTTGAPNRPAHNAPVLVIGLGRFGSATAEQLVKQGREVLAIERDRTLVQKWAPVLTHVVEADATNIDALRQLGAQEFSSAVVGVGTSIESSVLITVNLVDLGIQHLWVKAITPSHGKILSRIGANHVIYPEADAGVRAAHLVSGRMLDFIEFDDDYAIVKMYPPKETVGFTLEESKVRSKYGVTIVGVKTPGEDFTYARPETKVSGHDMLIVSGHVDLLERFAARP
- the proC gene encoding pyrroline-5-carboxylate reductase; this encodes MSNRIAFLGCGSMNEAILAGLLAAGTDPSDVVATVRRAERAEELAQRYGVMAIAGEEEPDNNKLASKGSGIVILGVKPIGITDLAREISPALAKDTVVVSVAAAVSIAQLEAALPEGQPVIRTMPNTPAKLGRGVVSVSPGTHCTPEQLEKVKAALAGAGKVVEVPEEQVDALSAISGSGPAYAFYLAEAMAAAGVELGLDAELSVMLARETVAGAGFMLAEPGADPTALRVAVTSPNGTTERAIAAFDDGGIPRIIAEGARAAATRAAEITKQLG